GGCACCATTTTGCTTAAAGCGAGCCGCCCCGAAACCTAGCCCGCAGTCTTAACTTCCAAAAACGCTGCCTCCAACAACTGCCGCGTATACGCATGCTGCGGCGCATGGAAGATCGCCTGTGCATCCCCTTGCTCCACCACTTGCCCCTGCTTGATCACCATCAACTGATGGCTCAGCGCCTTGACCACCGCCAGGTCATGGCTGATGAACAGGTAGGTCAGGTTGTACTTCTGCTGCAAGCTGCGCAGTAACTCCACCACCTGCCGCTGCACCGTGCGGTCCAGCGCCGAGGTCGGCTCATCCAGCAGAATCAACGCCGGCTTCAACACCAATGCCCGCGCAATCGCAATGCGCTGCCGCTGCCCGCCAGAGAACTCATGCGGGTACCGGTGCCGTGTTCGCGGGTCCAGCCCCACTTCCTCCAGTGCGGCAATGATCGCCGCTTCCTGTTCTTCAGCCGTACCCATTCGGTGAATCCGCAACCCTTCACCCACGATATCCGCCACGCACATGCGCGGGCTCAGGCTGCCAAACGGGTCCTGGAACACCACCTGCATCTCTCGCCGCAGCGGGCGCACTTGCTGCTGGTTCAGCCCTTCGAGGTTCTGGCCATGAAAGCGAATACCGCCCTGGCTTGAAATCAACCGCAAGATGGCCAGCCCAAGCGTCGACTTACCCGAGCCACTCTCGCCGACAATCCCCAGCGTCTGCCCCTGGGGCAAGCTGAAGTTGATGCCGTCCACCGCCTTCACATGGTCAACCGTGCGCCGCAAGAAGCCTTTCTTGATCGGGAACCAGACCTTGAGGTCATCCACCTCCAGCAGCGGAGCGCCGACCGGGTTGTGGGCAGGCTGGCCGCTGGGTTCGGCATTGATCAACATTTGCGTGTAGTGATGCTGCGGCGCACTGAACAGGGTTGCGCATTCCGCCTGCTCGACAATCTGCCCGCGCTGCATCACGCACACGCGGTGGGCAATGCGCCGCACCAGGTTCAGGTCATGGCTGATCAACAGCAGCGCCATCCCCAGGCGCGCCTGCAGCTCTTTGAGCAGGTCGAGAATCTTCAACTGCACGGTCACGTCGAGCGCCGTGGTGGGTTCATCGGCAATCAGCAGCTCTGGCTCGTTGGCCAGGGCCATGGCAATCATCACTCGCTGGCGTTGCCCGCCAGACAACTCATGGGGCAAGGCCTTGAGGCGTTTGCGGGGTTCGGGAATGCCGACCAGTTCCAGCAGTTCCAGGGTCCGTGCGGTGGCTTCCTTGCCGGTCAAGCCTTTGTGCAACAGCAGGATTTCGTTGATCTGTTTCTCGATAGAGTGCAGCGGGTTCAGCGAGGTCATCGGCTCCTGGAAGATCATCGCAATGCGGTTGCCACGGATATGCCGCAGGGTCTTCTCGTTCTGCAGCAGCAGGTCCTTGCCCTCGTAGCGGATGCTGCCGCTGGGGTGGCGGGCGAGGGGGTAGGGCAGCAGGCGCAGGATCGAGTGGGCGGTCACCGACTTGCCCGAGCCGCTCTCGCCGACCAGGGCCAGGGTCTCGCCCTTGCGAATGTCGAAGCTGATGCCATCGACCACACGGTTGACCTGCTCACCGGTGACGAACTCCACCGAAAGATCACGCACTTCGATCAGGTTGTGTTCGCTCATGTCATTTCCTTGGGTCGAAGGCATCGCGGGCGGATTCACCGATGAACACCAGCAAGCTCAGCATTACTGCTAGCACGGCGAAAGCGCTGATGCCGAGCCATGGCGCCTGCAGGTTGGACTTGCCCTGGGCGACCAGCTCGCCCAGCGACGGCGAGCCGGCAGGCAGGCCGAAGCCGAGAAAGTCCAGGGCGGTCAGCGTGCCGATGGCGCCGGTGAGGATGAACGGCATGAAGGTCATGGTCGAGATCATGGCGTTAGGCAGGATGTGCCGGTACATGATCGCGCCGTTGCGCATCCCCAAGGCCCGCGCAGCGCGCACGTATTCCAGGTTGCGGCCACGCAGGAACTCGGCGCGCACCACGTCCACCAGGCTCATCCACGAGAACAGCAGCATGATCCCCAGCAACCACCAGAAGTTGGGCTGCACGAAGCTTGCGAGGATGATCAGCAGGTACAGCACCGGCAGGCCCGACCAGATCTCCAGAAAGCGCTGGCCGGCCAGGTCTACCCAGCCGCCATAAAAGCCCTGCAAGGCACCGGCAATGACGCCGACGATGGAGCTGAGGATGGTCAGCGTCAGCGCGAACAGCACCGACACGCGGAAGCCGTAGATCACCCGCGCCATCACGTCGCGGCCCTGGTCGTCGGTGCCCAGCCAATTGTCCGCCGAGGGCGGGGCAGGCGCCGGGACCTTGAGGTCGTAGTTGATGCTCTGGTAGCTGAAGGGGATCGGCGCCCACAGCACGAAGCTGTCTTTCTTGGCCAGCAGCTCGCGGATGTACGGGCTCTTGTAGTTGGCCTCCAGCGGGAACTCGCCGCCAAAGGTCGTTTCTGGGTAGCGCTTGAACGCGGGGAAGTACCACTCGCCGTCGTAACGCACGGCGATCGGTTTGTCGTTGGCGATCAGCTCGGCGCCCAGGCTCAGGCCGAACAGGATGAGGAACAGCCACAACGACCACCACCCTCGGCGGTTGGCCTTGAAGCGCTCGAAGCGCCGGCGGTTGAGAGGGGACAAGGCCATGTCAAAGCTCCCGGCTGGCGAAGTCGATGCGTGGATCGACCAAGGTGTAAGTCAGGTCGCCGATCAGCTTCACCACCAGCCCCAGCAGGGTGAAGATGAACAGGGTGCCGAAGACCACCGGGTAGTCGCGGTTGATCGCCGCCTCGAAGCTCATCAGGCCCAGGCCGTCGAGCGAGAAAATGACCTCGATCAGCAGCGAGCCTGTGAAGAAGATGCCGATGAAGGCCGAAGGGAAACCGGCGATCACCAGCAGCATGGCGTTACGGAACACATGCCCGTACAGCACCCGCGAGCGGCTCAGGCCTTTGGCCTTGGCGGTGACCACGTACTGCTTGTTGATCTCGTCGAGGAAGCTGTTTTTGGTCAGCAGGGTCATGGTGGCGAAGTTGCCGATGACCAGCGCGGTGATCGGCAACACCAGGTGCCAGAAGTAGTCCAGCACCTTGCCGGTGGTAGACAGTTCGTCGAAATTGTTCGAGGTCAGCCCGCGTAGCGGGAACCAGTCGAAGTAGCTGCCGCCAGCGAACAGCACGATCAGCAGGATGGCGAACAGGAACGCCGGGATGGCGTAGCCGACGATGATCGCCGAGCTGGTCCAGACATCGAAATGGCTGCCGTGGCGCACGGCCTTGGCGATCCCCAGGGGGATCGACACCAGGTACATGATCAGTGTGCTCCACAACCCTAGCGAGATTGAAACCGGCATCTTCTCGATGATCAGGTCGATGACCTTGGCATCGCGGAAGAAGCTGTCGCCAAAGTCCAGTTGGGCGTAGTTCTTGACCATGATCCACAGGCGTTCGGGCGGCGATTTGTCGAAGCCGTACATGCGCTCGATCTCGGCGATCAGTGCCGGGTCCAGGCCTTGGGCGCCGCGGTAGCTGGAACCGGCCACCGAGACTTCGGCGCCGCCGCCGGCGATGCGGCTGGTGGCGCCTTCAAAGCCTTCGAGCTTGGCGATCATCTGCTCGACCGGGCCGCCGGGCGCGGCCTGGACGATGATGAAGTTGATGATCAGGATGCCGAACAGGGTCGGGATGATCAGCAGCAGGCGGCGCAGGATATAGGCCAGCA
The sequence above is drawn from the Pseudomonas putida genome and encodes:
- a CDS encoding ABC transporter ATP-binding protein, whose protein sequence is MSEHNLIEVRDLSVEFVTGEQVNRVVDGISFDIRKGETLALVGESGSGKSVTAHSILRLLPYPLARHPSGSIRYEGKDLLLQNEKTLRHIRGNRIAMIFQEPMTSLNPLHSIEKQINEILLLHKGLTGKEATARTLELLELVGIPEPRKRLKALPHELSGGQRQRVMIAMALANEPELLIADEPTTALDVTVQLKILDLLKELQARLGMALLLISHDLNLVRRIAHRVCVMQRGQIVEQAECATLFSAPQHHYTQMLINAEPSGQPAHNPVGAPLLEVDDLKVWFPIKKGFLRRTVDHVKAVDGINFSLPQGQTLGIVGESGSGKSTLGLAILRLISSQGGIRFHGQNLEGLNQQQVRPLRREMQVVFQDPFGSLSPRMCVADIVGEGLRIHRMGTAEEQEAAIIAALEEVGLDPRTRHRYPHEFSGGQRQRIAIARALVLKPALILLDEPTSALDRTVQRQVVELLRSLQQKYNLTYLFISHDLAVVKALSHQLMVIKQGQVVEQGDAQAIFHAPQHAYTRQLLEAAFLEVKTAG
- a CDS encoding ABC transporter permease, which produces MALSPLNRRRFERFKANRRGWWSLWLFLILFGLSLGAELIANDKPIAVRYDGEWYFPAFKRYPETTFGGEFPLEANYKSPYIRELLAKKDSFVLWAPIPFSYQSINYDLKVPAPAPPSADNWLGTDDQGRDVMARVIYGFRVSVLFALTLTILSSIVGVIAGALQGFYGGWVDLAGQRFLEIWSGLPVLYLLIILASFVQPNFWWLLGIMLLFSWMSLVDVVRAEFLRGRNLEYVRAARALGMRNGAIMYRHILPNAMISTMTFMPFILTGAIGTLTALDFLGFGLPAGSPSLGELVAQGKSNLQAPWLGISAFAVLAVMLSLLVFIGESARDAFDPRK
- a CDS encoding microcin C ABC transporter permease YejB is translated as MLAYILRRLLLIIPTLFGILIINFIIVQAAPGGPVEQMIAKLEGFEGATSRIAGGGAEVSVAGSSYRGAQGLDPALIAEIERMYGFDKSPPERLWIMVKNYAQLDFGDSFFRDAKVIDLIIEKMPVSISLGLWSTLIMYLVSIPLGIAKAVRHGSHFDVWTSSAIIVGYAIPAFLFAILLIVLFAGGSYFDWFPLRGLTSNNFDELSTTGKVLDYFWHLVLPITALVIGNFATMTLLTKNSFLDEINKQYVVTAKAKGLSRSRVLYGHVFRNAMLLVIAGFPSAFIGIFFTGSLLIEVIFSLDGLGLMSFEAAINRDYPVVFGTLFIFTLLGLVVKLIGDLTYTLVDPRIDFASREL